The DNA window aagtgaGCATGCAAAACATTTTAGAGTATTGACGTTAAAATAAAAGCACTGAATTTTCTTGACATTGTCAAATTTGCAGTGCCATATTTTCATACGAGTAAGGGTAAGATGGGACAGTTCTTGAAACAAGTTAATAGCTACATAATTAGAGACAACTTTTGCATCATCCagaatattattaaatgaaaataaatggaaacattttaaacaggggaAAGAAAAAgatttatgctaattatgtcacatatatatattaaatttatgcatttagcagatgcttttatccaaagcgacttacagtgctttaaatgaaaaaattgttttttacctaacattcgttccctgggaatcgaacccacaaccttgcgctgctaacgcaatgctctaccacttgagccatttttttttattaatgtaaaataataaatttttctaTGTACATTTTGTCCTGATAagttaatgttataataaataattaggaCAATCGAAATGTACTTCCTTTCAAACATTTGCTGTAAAATAGATTtcctaatgtttttaaaagatgtctcttatgctaaccaggctgtatttgtttgattaaaaatacagtacataaaggtaaaatcatgaaatattattacaatttaaagtaactgttttctattttaatatattttaaaatagaatgaattttcagcagccattactccagtcttcagtgtcacatgatccttcagaaatcattctaatgaacagtttgatttggtgatcaagaaacatttcttattgttaacaatgttgaaaacactccTGCGGTTTAACACAAAAACATGATACtacaacaatgtttttttaacgtacaaatcaaaaactaaatctaaaaaaaattgatatCGATGATGCATTAGTGTGATATAAACATTCAGAATATATAAAAACACCTCACACTTGCTTGGTTTCCCTGCTCTGTGTCAGAGTGAGCATCTATTTATTTCCCTCGCTCATTACAATGGAAAACACATCCACACACATGCGCGCAAAACATGAAGCGGCTCCTGAAGCTTTCAGCTTCAAACCAAGTGCACATGGTACAGCCCCGGCCCCCTGTATCCACCCCATCCAGCCCCTGCATGTGCCCTAGAGCCGTGAGCCAATCGCACACCTCCCCCTGACCCAGCCTCTGTGACAAAACCCATCCGATTGGCCAGCATGCGGCAGCGAGTGGGGAGCTACCTGCCAGAGAGAGAGGGGGCTGCTGGGAGGAGCCTGATCTCTCTGTTTACACATGAATCGGGCAGAGTAGGAGAGCAGAGCATGCGGCAGCGATGCAGACTCGCTCCAGCCAGCTGCACACGCTCTCAGCCTGCCACAGGTGCAGCCCATGGCAGCTGGAGCTCCTGGTGCTGGGCTGAGCTCTGCAGTGCCACCACATTCGGTTTGGACCGCTAGACTGCTGTTGAAGCAGGCGATCTGGAACGTGTCTATAGCATGTGCACCGACCAGACGGTGCTTCTGTTTTGTTAAGTCTTCATTTGGTGCTGAGATGCCAGACGTCAGTTACCTGCTCTCTGTGTCGTGGATGTATGTTCAGGTAAGACTCGTGCTGTGATTCTGCTCTTGGGAGAAGCTGTTGCATTGTTTTTATCTGAAGTTGAGAGGGATGCTCTCATTGACACTATAAATCACAGATGGTGCAGTGAGTTGCCGTGAGGATGTCAGTTTGGGTGTGTTGGGGTGTTTctgatgtcagtgtgtgtgtggcttcTACAGTACTACTGTACATATTGCTGCCTCAGTCTGAAGTGTTTCATTCTGAAACCTCGTGTATGATTACATAATAACACTACACAGATGAAAGGCTCCTCCTGCTTGGTCCAGCCCCTCATCTTGGGTGACTGTGGCAGCTGAATGAAGGCCTGCTACCACTCTTTGATGCAGTTATATTCAGATATTAGTATGTCATGTGATGTTTTGCAGCACACATTTGTTGAATGaaattgtttgattttaaaaaactTAGTTAGGTGTTGTATGGGAAAGCTATAATTAAAAGGAAATGCAGTGGATTGGAGATGTTGATTCTCAAAACGCATGTGTTTGGTTCTTGTGTCCTGTTCTGCAGTTCAAAAGGATGCTGAATCGAGAACTAACCCAGCTGTCAGAGACGAGCAAGTCAGGAAACCAGGTCTCAGAGTTCATCTCCAGCACCTTCTTAGGTAAAACCAACTATTTTGTTCTTtctcaaatgttttcatttcagatTAGATTATGAGAagaacacaaaatattatttatgaaaaaaaatgtatattattagtgttattttagtattatttatatattattatagtatttattaatatattgaatcagcttgcatttttatattttcagtttcaggGCTTTAGtcatttgtgggtttttttttatatttaatgtatttttttctgtgaactacTCAGCATTAATTGATtttggttttagtaattttagtacttcagtttatttcagttagttgctaattgctcacattttttttttaatttttccgaataattgtgtatttgtgttttatttcatttcctGCCACTCTTTCAAAGTGCATCTAATGAGCCGTCTGTCATTGCTTGTAGATATAAAAATGAACTTGTGTTGCAGAGAAGCAACATGATATGGAGATTATGTCCCCCCCAAccaaggagaaggagaagaaaaagCGGCCCATGTCTCAGATCAGTGGAGTGAAGAAACCCTCACACAGCTCCAGTGTCGCAGCTTCCAGCATCCCACGCTTTGGCATCAGCACTGACCAGGAAGATCTGCTGGCCAAGGTGAGCTCTCACGGCCAGTAAAACACACTATCAGCAAACTAAAATCACCATGGTAAACATGGACCTTATCTGCAGTTCTAAACTGCATCCAACTCCCTTTTGCAGGAGTTAGAGGACTTTGACAAATGGGGCGTGGATATTTTCAAGATATCGGAGTATTCTGGCAAGCGACCCCTAACGGTAGCGATGTACACAATCTTTCAGGTATAaaatgtggaataaaaaaaaacttttctcatGTAGTTTCGGTTAAAGCAGTACAACAACAAATGTCTTGAACCTCTATTCCACAGGAAAGAGACCTGTTGAAATCCTTCAAAATCCCTGTAGACACATTTATTACCTACATGATGGCACTGGAGGAGAACTACCACTCGGATGTAGCGTACCATAACAGCATCCACGCCGCTGATGTGGTCCAGTCCACCAATGTCCTGCTGTCCACCCCTGCCCTGGAGGTTCGTCTCAACCAGCTTCCTTTTCATCATCTGCTCATTAGtctctaaagcaaaatgtttcatatttgcTATTCTGTTTTGCCAGGCTGTATTCACCGACCTTGAGATCTTGGCCGCAATGTTTGCCAGTGCAATACATGACGTGGACCACCCTGGAGTGTCCAACCAGTTCCTCATCAACACAAGTGAGTGGCCGCGGCAGAGCAGCAGAAGCTTGTCATTGCGGTTGCACGCTGTGTTGTTGACTAATAAGAACGTAATACTTTTCTCCAGACTCGGAGTTGGCTCTCATGTACAACGATTCCTCTGTTCTGGAGAACCACCACCTGGCTGTTGGCTTCAAACTGCTGCAGGAAGAAAACTGTGACATTTTCCAGAACCTGACCAAGAAACAGAGGCAGTCGCTGCGCAAAATGGTCATTGACATGGTGAGGAAATGGAGGCAGAGACAAATCTGTGGGCCAATGATGAAGAGATCCAAGTCTGAGAACTACAACCAGCacgtggttttatttatttactgtgtaTTTGACTCTTTGCAGGTTCTAGCCACTGACATGTCAAAGCATATGAACCTGTTAGCGGATCTCAAGACCATGGTAGAGACCAAGAAGGTGACAAGTCTGGGCGTGCTGCTGTTAGACAACTACTCTGATCGCATTCAGGTATTGTTTGAGCTTCTGTGGAGCAAAGCCGTTTTATATTGTCAGAAAATCTTTTTTGCTTCTTAAGTAGAAAGTTTATAGTTAAAATGTGTGGTTTATCAAATGTGTAGGTTCTTCAGAACATGGTGCATTGTGCTGACCTGAGCAACCCAACAAAGCCTCTGGAGCTGTACCGTCAGTGGACGGATCGCATCATGGTGGAGTTTTTCACTCAGGGGGACCGAGAGAGAGATAAGGGAATGGAGATCAGCCCCATGTGTGACAAACACAATGCTTCCATTGAGAAAACACAGGTGAGTGAGGGAAAATGCCAAATAATATACCACAAACTGGCCTTGAGGACTTTGGGCCTCATtccatcaaaaacaaaataaaataaaataaaataaaataaaataaaaacatcattaaattaaAGCTCGAATAAAATTAGATGATATTAAAtcatattagattaaaaaaatgtaagtaaaaaatCTAAACATCAATTACAAAAGCTGGCAACTAACTAAATCAGTTtgaaattaaaagttattttaaagtgatttaaattatatataattaaatatattctatataatatatattatttaaaattaaaactgaaataacaataCATTcaagcaaatgtaaaaaaataaataaaatgacaaaagcataacAAAATTCCTAcatctaaaactaaaactaaaaagataaTTCTAAATGATAAtacatatagtatagtatatgattatatagtatatagtataacagtatatgattaataataaaataacaacacaaaTAGACTAATATTATATAgtgataaaacattttacaaaatcgTATGTGAATATGTAAATTCTGTATATACCTACATATATTAATCTTACTATATTAATAATTTCTATTTCTAATCATTTCTAATAATAACCATTACATAcagataaaatgaaataaacatgatagatattgattattatataataatgaaacatttttattataaaaatacaataattatattattattattattattattattatcaaatacaacaacaataataataattaataattatgttaTAATTTTAAGTCATGTATATACACATTGTAATTATTTGAACTATATTAACAGGCTTACATAAGTAACACTTGTGCACAGTTTTGTTTAAATCCACTTTTGTATAATGACCATACAAACTCATATTACCTGCTCGTTCCCCGTCCATCAGGTGGGCTTTATTGACTACATCGTGCACCCGCTCTGGGAGACCTGGGCGGACCTGGTTCATCCTGATGCCCAGGATATTCTCGACACGCTGGAGGACAATCGAGAGTGGTACCAGAGCATGATCCCCCACAGTCCCACTTCCACCCCTGAGGACAAGGGCATTGTGGTCGGGATGGGAGCGATAGGTGGAGGCACCGCCTCAGCGGGGGAGAAATTCCAGTTTGAACTGACCTTAGAGGAAGAAGGGGAGTCTGACATCGAGAGTCCCGTGGACGAAGATTTCACTTCCACCACACAAGATTCCTCCAAGACAGATCCAGAAGACAAACATCCGTCTTCAGCTCCCCGCACACACCTGACCCCTCGCTCCCCTGGCTGCAGGACAATGTCTTTTAAGATGGGCGAGCCGCCAGACAGTGAAGATGAGGAGAGAGAACTTGACCAAGAAGGGAAAAGCGTGTCTTGCCTGCGCCTGGGAACATAACACTAGTGCACTTTTTACATtgcattcttttttcttctttcgtACCTCTTCCTCACCACCTCCCTATCCCTCTCCGTCCCATTCTTAGCTTCCTCCGGTGGAGGCGATGCAGTGCAGGAGAGCAAAGGAGAGGTAGGAAAGCTTCCACAGGACGTTTTTATACTGTAGTCACCTTGCACTGGAGAAAGCTCCAACTCTACGGACTGTCCAAGTGTGAAGCTTTCTTAAAACGTTCTCGGTCTCGTGACTTCAGGATGCCATTCGGCCTCACCGTCAAGCGTGAAACTGCCTGTGTGTGATGGACTGAGAGGAAACGTCCTCAAGTGTCTTCCTGAGACATCCCAGCTTTAAGGTTAACCAACAAGTGGAGCCGTCCGAACATATTGATCCATAAACAGGACACTTTTTATGTGAGACGTATGTgcactaaaatgtttttaaaaagacacACTGTTGACTTAAAGCTGGTTTATTAATAGCTGAACAGAACAACCTAACATTTACACAACAGAACATCTCAGGATTCAAAGAAACGATTGCTTTTATGTAGCAAACAGCTTGAGGGTACCCACAAAGTGACCGCCGTCTTCCTTGGATCACTATAAAATCTCTAGGCTGAAGTCGAGCCATGATTGTGATCTTTTCTATTAGTATGTGACGCCACCTAGTGCTTAATAGTGGAACTGGAGCCACGTTTATAGGATTTCCCACTCCAGCCGAACACAGTGGCTCTGTATTGTTATTCCTTTGCACAGATTATAGTCATGATCTGACCGTTTTAACTTAAAACCCCTTCAAACCTTTATCTGTAGATATGCTGCTTTAATTTAAGGCATTCACATGGTTTACATATGCttctcatttatttttctattccgCTTCATCCAAAGCATGAGCGTAAGAATTATTACACTCTACGTCACAGTTTTAAAACGGCTTGCTTCTGATATTCTAGGTAGCACTTTAGAAGATATCTGGAGTTATTCTTAACATACAGAAGACTAGGATTTGCGGTGATCTGCAGGGTAACCAGCATGTGTACGCACCCTGTATGTAAGTTGGTCTCTGGAAGGCTGGGTTAGCTTGGAAACCCACATTAGCTGTAAAGGAAGTGATCGGTGTCCTCAAATCACATGTGTACTTTCTCTCTATTTCTGTGCTGGtcacacttaaaaatatgagGTATCTTAACATCTTTACAAATGTATGATGTCTAAACAAATGTTCTAAAATGAGAGCGGTGCGCTACAAGATAACACATTAAGCCAAAGTTGGTTTTCTGGGCCAGACCTTTTGTGTTCTTTGGTTTTTGGTGATTGATCAGTGCTCTGCTCTTCGCAGGGACATAGCCAATCACAGTACAAGTGCCAAGCAAGCATGATCCATATGCTGTACTGTAATTTCCATGTTGCCACTGGCTATTTTCCATCAATGACATCAACTACTGTCAGCAACATACTGATTTGAgcatttacttttcttttcttttgttattcAAAACTGTCGATTTGTCaagctgaatttttatttaaGAGTTTTCATGATTTATAAGTCTTTCTGACGCAGTGTGCTCATTGTAAGTCAGACTATTTGTGTCCTTTTTATACCATGGTATGAATTTTAATATTGGATACAGTGAATCTTTGTATGTAAGTGGATTACATTAAGCGGGGCTTTTAATTATTGGCTTTATGTTCACCTTAATGTCAGTCTGTGCTCTTTAGCAATGTTTCATGTGGTGAAAGAGATGCTGAGCGGCCATGCAAAGTTCAACTGACTGTATCCATACAGCACACCTCTGTtcggtctttttttttattcttccacAGATCTGACAATCCCAACAGTACTGTTGACCACTACAATGCTGTTACTAATATTGCTGTGATCGTTTTCCTGTTCCCAAATAATGCCAATAAATGAAGAACTATTAGTAAGCTTGTTCTATTGAAATCCATTtctataatattaaaacaataaatgctTTGGTAAATTATAAGATTGCAATTGGTCAAAAAGTAATgacataaatcataattatgacaaagtTGAATTGATCATatacaaataatgacaaatgatGGCACAAAAAGCCAAAactatgacaaaaataataatttaaacattaaaagtaaacaaaaattacatgtgaTATTTAAGACAAAAGTTACGAAGTTATGAcatttctatttcatattttatttggattgtcattattttgattttgtcATAATCATAAATTAGTATGTCATTATTTTCATATACGTTTtgtttaatatgaaataattattatgcctagtaatttttttgtaattgactGTTATGATTTCATTGGAATTGACTTGAAAATATTGAAATGGGAATCCACAGTataaatttaaagcatttcaaaaaCTAGCAAATGCTCATGCTTCAAGCATCAGACCGCTAAATCGCAAAGGTGACAGAGCGGACGTGTAATTGGCTAATCCACATGTCAGTCATTGTTTACCCCGCCCCCAGCTGGCTCCCGTCGAGTGACGCAAGCAGGAGACCGCAGGTGCACAGGCTGGGAACTGCATCCAAACCACACTAGATAAACCTCCTTCTAAGGTAAGCTGAGCTTTCTCTGGCAACATCTTGCCTCCCCGCCTTGCATTTATTTCGAAATGAAAAAGAAGGCGCATAGAAACGTCAGGAAATAAATGGTTTAGATTTAAAAACAGCGTAGGTTAACCTTCATTTGACATCGCTAACAGGGATGGATCATAAACAGACAGCCTCTGCTGTGTAATCCATCGCTGCATGCTACAAACTAAAATGCCAACTGGCTTTTGACACTCCGCACATTGTCGCAGGCAGTTACGACGGATTCGTTACTGTGTGTTTGGTCGATGGGATGTTAGTCACTCACTGACccgaataaaaaaaggaaatcagtCCGTGTGTGTTAAGCGGATAGATGCTAACCGGAGCTCAACGGACTTAACCGCTGTCAGCTCTCACAGGCggacatttattttaaacgtcTCGATTGGACAGTTAACTCAAACGTAGCTGCATTTCTCATACGCGAAGGATTCTTGCTCTAATCATGTTCGCCAAGCCTGAGCAATATGTTTGAGTTCAGCCTCGATGTGTGCCTGGCTGCTCAGGTGGCCTGACAAATAAGAGACTAAACAGAGCAGGAATAAACATTCAGGCATTTGGTTTGTCTCCATAAGGGAAACAAAGAACCACACTGGTCTTCCATGATAAAATGGGAATATTAGACTAATCTTCCCCTGATATTGATGGTGTGCTAAGGTCCTGAGCTGGGCACAGGGTTTAGCCAGTGTTGTGACTGATTACTTCCCCCCTAGTattgttaggtttagggttaggtgtgGGGGAGGTGTTAGGATTAGTCAATCAGGTAGCAATTTCAACGAGAAGGGGTAATAATGTTATTGTTATATGCTGTTATTGGTCTCTCTGTTCactaaaattacttattttattaaattatctgGCATTTCAAAACcaccatttttttaattttattatttaattttattttatttatatatagcagctgtctaaaatctatttttattaattgtttgttaGCCTACATATGCTCATTTCTCTATCCACATGAATAACTAAGGCTTTTGCCCAAATATCTACTAGTCCTGCGATAACAGAGATAATCATCCCAAAGTAAGCCACTGTAATTAAACCAAAGCTTGAGTTTGACAATTGCTTCACCACTgttaaaaaagtatgttctaCTGTAGAACTGTATGAATCCCATGTTGTTATCCATCCATTACGCTTAAATGTacatcacaatatggaagaaaagataTTTCACAATTCTATAAATCaccttgtttgttttattgttacagATGGCCTCAGCAAATGATGCTCGATATGGACAAAAAGAGTCTGCGGATCAGAACTTTGACTACATGTTTAAGATCCTGATCATTGGTAACAGCAGTGTCGGCAAAACCAGTTTCCTGTTCCGCTATGCTGATGACTCCTTCACCCCTGCTTTCGTCAGCACTGTCGGCATTGACTTCAAAGTGAAGACCATCTACCGGAACGACAAGAGGATAAAGCTCCAAATATGGGTGAGGAGTTCTCCGCTAGAGTCTTGAGTTTAGGGTTAGAGAAAGGAGTGTTTTACTGAAAGGACCAGCAAGACATTTTCACTTTAACTTCTGTGTATTTCAGGACACTGCTGGGCAGGAGAGGTACAGGACCATCACCACAGCATACTATCGTGGAGCGATGGGCTTCATTCTGATGTATGACATCACCAACGAGGATTCCTTCAATGCCGTTCAGGACTGGTACGATAGAGCTTGTTTTTGTCCTAGTttctgtgtaaacacacacagtcCTGAGAACATGCGCTATATTCTCCAACAACCAGGTGTGATGTGATTCCAGTAACAAGTGATTTATCCACTACAAACATGAAATTGCTACATAACATGACTCACATCGGTCAAAAGTCGGCACTAAATTAAAGTAGAAAGACTTCAATACATGAATTCGGAATGGAATTTTTTTAGCGAGCCATTAATTGACTCAAGACTCGACTCAGACTCCATGTTAAGGACTTAGTTAACATGTCTggtatatatattatgcaattttAATTGCACTAGCATTCAGGCAGTTCACATGCTTTTTCTTCATGACTTGTTTACTGCTCTCAGGTCCACACAGATTAAGACGTATTCGTGGGACAATGCTCAAGTGCTGCTGGCGGGAAATAAGTGTGACATGGAAGACGAGAGAGTGGTTGCTTCCGAGAGAGGAAGACAGCTGTCTGAACAGCTGGGTGGGTTTTCCACTGGAATTTCCATCATGTAttctctatttgaatataatagTGCATTTTACTTCTTTTGACTGTCGCAGGCTTTGAGTTCTTTGAGGCCAGTGCCAAGGACAACATTAACGTGAAGCAGGCCTTTGATCGACTGGTGGACATAATCTGTGAGAGGATGGCCGAGAATCCGGAGTCGGCGGACCCGTCCACTACAGGAAACCGGCAGGGCCCTCAGCTCAGTGAGCAGCCGCAGCGCTCTCACACAGACTGTGCTTGCTGAGGGTCGCTCACAGCCTCTCCACCGTTCCCAGCAGACTGAACAATGGACGCTCTAGGAAAGAAGGCTTTGGTACGAGAAGAGCTGATGGGATGCCGCTGAGAACCTGTCCACTCTCTGTCCCTTTTGTCAGATTGACATCAGTGCATTTTTGTTTCTCTTATATTGATATCGTTAACCAATGCTCCTCAAACCCCTAAGAATTTGAATAATTTCATATCTTTTTGACTTCAGGGTCAAATTAATTCCAACGTGACATTACGGTgaatcacattttgttttgttacacTGTTCATGAGCATTTCCTAGGTAAGTTTTTGGATTCATCAAGTTCAAATGATCAACACAAATATCCTCAATACATCGCCAGGAGATTATTTCCTaaacagaaaaatatacatttgggACCAGCATAAAGGCTCATCCCAAGATAGAACGTTTGAAGGAATCCTAAGCTTGAATTCAGCACCGTTTCGctcttcattttaaaatgatagaGTGAAAACGAAATGCGCACTAATTAATTTGCtccctatttatttttttttaaaataactgcagGTGTGT is part of the Carassius auratus strain Wakin chromosome 27, ASM336829v1, whole genome shotgun sequence genome and encodes:
- the pde4ca gene encoding cAMP-specific 3',5'-cyclic phosphodiesterase 4D isoform X1, which translates into the protein MRRSSSLKSFWTSEREWDTVNQQGLPGSKPVPSHRTVKRTFSGVLQLPRLSRRLSAQGEAENNSRRATFCLEADSCQRSCFDVENGPSVGRSPLESQASPGSGLVLQANFPHSQRRESFLYRSDSDFDLSPKAMSRNSSTASELEESLKHWEVNWLNRHGEDMIVTPFAQVLASLRTVRSNFAVLTHQQDRVPTKRSTGSNPPSMCKTSLPEEPFHKLAVETLDELDWCLEQLETLKTRHSVSEMASNKFKRMLNRELTQLSETSKSGNQVSEFISSTFLEKQHDMEIMSPPTKEKEKKKRPMSQISGVKKPSHSSSVAASSIPRFGISTDQEDLLAKELEDFDKWGVDIFKISEYSGKRPLTVAMYTIFQERDLLKSFKIPVDTFITYMMALEENYHSDVAYHNSIHAADVVQSTNVLLSTPALEAVFTDLEILAAMFASAIHDVDHPGVSNQFLINTNSELALMYNDSSVLENHHLAVGFKLLQEENCDIFQNLTKKQRQSLRKMVIDMVLATDMSKHMNLLADLKTMVETKKVTSLGVLLLDNYSDRIQVLQNMVHCADLSNPTKPLELYRQWTDRIMVEFFTQGDRERDKGMEISPMCDKHNASIEKTQVGFIDYIVHPLWETWADLVHPDAQDILDTLEDNREWYQSMIPHSPTSTPEDKGIVVGMGAIGGGTASAGEKFQFELTLEEEGESDIESPVDEDFTSTTQDSSKTDPEDKHPSSAPRTHLTPRSPGCRTMSFKMGEPPDSEDEERELDQEGKSVSCLRLGT
- the pde4ca gene encoding cAMP-specific 3',5'-cyclic phosphodiesterase 4D isoform X4 gives rise to the protein MSDMLSESSAEERPQRSSHLKLKGNSPTGSPRMSPRSSPRNSPLLFRRLMMNRSIALQRRFTLAHTPSFDVENGPSVGRSPLESQASPGSGLVLQANFPHSQRRESFLYRSDSDFDLSPKAMSRNSSTASELHGEDMIVTPFAQVLASLRTVRSNFAVLTHQQDRVPTKRSTGSNPPSMCKTSLPEEPFHKLAVETLDELDWCLEQLETLKTRHSVSEMASNKFKRMLNRELTQLSETSKSGNQVSEFISSTFLEKQHDMEIMSPPTKEKEKKKRPMSQISGVKKPSHSSSVAASSIPRFGISTDQEDLLAKELEDFDKWGVDIFKISEYSGKRPLTVAMYTIFQERDLLKSFKIPVDTFITYMMALEENYHSDVAYHNSIHAADVVQSTNVLLSTPALEAVFTDLEILAAMFASAIHDVDHPGVSNQFLINTNSELALMYNDSSVLENHHLAVGFKLLQEENCDIFQNLTKKQRQSLRKMVIDMVLATDMSKHMNLLADLKTMVETKKVTSLGVLLLDNYSDRIQVLQNMVHCADLSNPTKPLELYRQWTDRIMVEFFTQGDRERDKGMEISPMCDKHNASIEKTQVGFIDYIVHPLWETWADLVHPDAQDILDTLEDNREWYQSMIPHSPTSTPEDKGIVVGMGAIGGGTASAGEKFQFELTLEEEGESDIESPVDEDFTSTTQDSSKTDPEDKHPSSAPRTHLTPRSPGCRTMSFKMGEPPDSEDEERELDQEGKSVSCLRLGT
- the pde4ca gene encoding cAMP-specific 3',5'-cyclic phosphodiesterase 4D isoform X2 translates to MSDMLSESSAEERPQRSSHLKLKGNSPTGSPRMSPRSSPRNSPLLFRRLMMNRSIALQRRFTLAHTPSFDVENGPSVGRSPLESQASPGSGLVLQANFPHSQRRESFLYRSDSDFDLSPKAMSRNSSTASELEESLKHWEVNWLNRHGEDMIVTPFAQVLASLRTVRSNFAVLTHQQDRVPTKRSTGSNPPSMCKTSLPEEPFHKLAVETLDELDWCLEQLETLKTRHSVSEMASNKFKRMLNRELTQLSETSKSGNQVSEFISSTFLEKQHDMEIMSPPTKEKEKKKRPMSQISGVKKPSHSSSVAASSIPRFGISTDQEDLLAKELEDFDKWGVDIFKISEYSGKRPLTVAMYTIFQERDLLKSFKIPVDTFITYMMALEENYHSDVAYHNSIHAADVVQSTNVLLSTPALEAVFTDLEILAAMFASAIHDVDHPGVSNQFLINTNSELALMYNDSSVLENHHLAVGFKLLQEENCDIFQNLTKKQRQSLRKMVIDMVLATDMSKHMNLLADLKTMVETKKVTSLGVLLLDNYSDRIQVLQNMVHCADLSNPTKPLELYRQWTDRIMVEFFTQGDRERDKGMEISPMCDKHNASIEKTQVGFIDYIVHPLWETWADLVHPDAQDILDTLEDNREWYQSMIPHSPTSTPEDKGIVVGMGAIGGGTASAGEKFQFELTLEEEGESDIESPVDEDFTSTTQDSSKTDPEDKHPSSAPRTHLTPRSPGCRTMSFKMGEPPDSEDEERELDQEGKSVSCLRLGT